The following coding sequences are from one Humulus lupulus chromosome X, drHumLupu1.1, whole genome shotgun sequence window:
- the LOC133805294 gene encoding protein LYK5 yields MMKMETKMFKLRVWTVIWVMFQIQTNKAQQSYVNNKQLDCYNHFNTTDGFVCNGVAPTCVSYLTFRSLPPYNSPPSIAFLLGSEPVLIARANNISDVDPIPTNNLVIVPVNCSCTAGGDNSYYQHNVSYILKERSETYFSVANNTFQGLTTCQSIMAQNSVGDKNLSVGLKIQIPLRCACPTRSQNSSAVKYLLLYLVTWRDSFASIAARFGVQPESLPAANRLSSSDNIYPFTPLLVPLTTEPSLEEPASPPPSPPPPAQPPITPNHNSSTKWLVVGVAIGAALLFLAAIAAAFFFFQRRRRRTQKPKQLSTSLPPSMKVSSNSYYTVPGTSSSSWSTVSSQGALRSAVDSLTIYKLDELQKATDFFSEKNKIRGSVYRGSFKGDEAAIKVMKGDISDEINILKRINHSNIIRLSGLCVSGGNSYLVYEYAQNGSLSDWLQQPQHNTLSWKQRVEIAYDVADAINYLHNFANPPYIHKNLKSSNIVLDATMRAKVSNFGLARVVENEEEHNQPHLTRHVVGTQGYMAPEYIESGLVTSKLDVFAYGVILLELLSGRSAAGEAGGGEKGKELVSEWVIRNVLDGDNVREKLREFMDAALKREYPLDLAFPMAQLAKACVAPDLNSRPDITEVLVTLSKIRSSTRDWDPSDELQHSR; encoded by the coding sequence ATGATGAAGATGGAAACGAAGATGTTTAAGCTTCGGGTGTGGACTGTGATATGGGTAATGTTCCAAATCCAAACGAACAAAGCCCAGCAGAGCTACGTTAACAACAAACAACTCGACTGCTACAACCACTTCAATACCACCGACGGCTTCGTCTGCAACGGCGTCGCCCCGACCTGCGTCTCCTACCTCACCTTCCGATCCCTCCCTCCCTACAACTCTCCCCCTTCCATCGCCTTCCTTCTCGGCTCCGAGCCCGTCCTCATCGCCAGAGCCAACAACATCTCCGACGTCGACCCCATTCCCACCAACAACCTTGTCATCGTCCCCGTCAACTGCTCTTGCACCGCCGGAGGAGATAACTCCTACTACCAGCACAACGTCTCCTACATCCTCAAGGAACGCTCCGAGACTTACTTCAGCGTCGCCAACAACACCTTTCAGGGCCTCACCACATGTCAGTCTATCATGGCACAAAACTCCGTCGGAGACAAAAACCTCTCCGTCGGCCTCAAAATCCAGATCCCTCTCAGGTGTGCTTGTCCCACTCGCTCCCAGAACTCCTCCGCTGTCAAGTACCTTCTTCTTTACCTCGTCACCTGGCGCGATAGCTTTGCTTCCATCGCTGCTCGATTCGGCGTACAACCCGAGTCTTTGCCCGCTGCCAATCGCCTCTCTTCCTCGGATAACATATACCCATTCACACCCCTTCTGGTCCCTCTCACCACCGAGCCTTCCCTTGAAGAACCAGCCTCGCCACCACCATCACCTCCTCCTCCGGCGCAACCTCCCATAACTCCCAATCACAATTCTTCAACTAAGTGGCTTGTGGTGGGTGTTGCCATTGGAGCTGCTTTACTCTTCTTAGCAGCCATCGCCGccgccttcttcttcttccaacgACGCCGCCGCCGCACTCAAAAGCCCAAACAGCTTTCCACGTCATTACCGCCGTCCATGAAGGTGTCCTCCAATTCGTACTATACTGTTCCGGGAACCTCTTCTTCGTCCTGGTCAACTGTTTCTTCTCAAGGGGCACTACGTTCGGCGGTGGATTCCTTGACCATTTACAAGCTCGATGAGCTGCAGAAAGCTACTGACTTTTTCAGTGAAAAGAACAAGATCAGAGGGTCCGTTTACAGGGGAAGCTTCAAAGGTGACGAGGCTGCCATTAAAGTGATGAAAGGAGACATCTCCGACGAGATCAACATATTGAAGCGCATCAACCACTCCAACATAATCAGGCTCTCGGGTCTGTGCGTGAGCGGAGGAAACAGCTACCTGGTGTACGAGTACGCCCAGAATGGCTCTCTCAGCGACTGGCTGCAACAACCGCAACACAACACACTATCTTGGAAGCAAAGAGTGGAGATTGCCTACGATGTGGCCGATGCCATCAACTACTTACACAACTTTGCTAACCCTCCTTACATCCACAAGAACTTGAAGAGCAGCAACATCGTCTTGGATGCGACCATGAGAGCCAAAGTTTCAAACTTTGGGTTGGCAAGAGTGGTGGAGAATGAGGAGGAACACAACCAACCCCACTTGACCAGACATGTGGTTGGAACACAGGGCTACATGGCGCCCGAGTACATTGAGAGCGGCTTAGTCACTTCAAAGCTTGATGTTTTCGCATACGGAGTCATTCTGTTAGAGCTCTTGTCCGGCAGATCAGCAGCAGGCGAAGCCGGTGGCGGTGAGAAGGGGAAGGAGTTGGTATCGGAGTGGGTGATAAGAAATGTGTTGGATGGAGACAACGTGAGGGAGAAGCTTCGAGAGTTCATGGATGCTGCATTGAAGCGCGAGTACCCCTTGGATTTGGCCTTCCCCATGGCTCAGTTGGCCAAGGCATGTGTGGCTCCAGACCTTAATTCTCGTCCAGACATCACTGAGGTTCTCGTGACACTGTCCAAGATTCGTTCATCTACTCGGGACTGGGATCCCTCAGACGAGCTCCAACACTCCAGGTAG